Within Dictyostelium discoideum AX4 chromosome 4 chromosome, whole genome shotgun sequence, the genomic segment aaaaaaaaaaaaatacaaacgTGAAATTTGAGTAGCAATTTCTTTACTTGTTAAACTAACTAACGATTTGATATCTAAGAAATAAGAAGCTGAAGCTAATTCACAAAGatttaatggttttttttgaatgaaattaaaatcgAATTGAGTTGCTAAAATTGGTGATGTATTTGTTGAAtgaaatttacaaaattctAAAATCGAATTTAATACACAACCTCTAATAtctgaaaaataaattttaatctCTTCTTCTGTATTCTTATTGATTGATGCTAATAATTTGTCCTCCCTTTTATGAAATATAGATTCACCATCAACTGTAAACCATCCACctaaactatttttaaattttaaacaacCTTTAACAATATTTTTCACTGTTTTACacatattaattattaattcggTTTCCAATTCATATTCTTGATTATCActtgataaaattataactctttttgaatttttcatttttggaattattaattcattttgtgtttcaattgattgtggtgatgatgatgatgatggtgatggtgatgatggtggtagtggtagtggtagtggttcttttatttccattgaatttggtagttgttgttccatatttttttatttttttatttttttacttttttaatttatttgatttatttgatttaattttgttttatttgatttaataatttttttttttattattttttaataatctaagtcagaaaaaaaaaaaaagatttataatttttttttaattttttttatttttttttgtttagcAAACATAAAAacctaaaattaaaaaaaaaatgaataacgTAAAAAATTTCggttttacaattttttttattttttttttatttttttttatttttttttatttttttattttttttatttttttgtgaatTGTTTTAAAGAGATTTTGGGCACAAacataatcaaaaaaaaaaaaataatcatgaataccttttttttttttatttttatttttatttttatcttgtgctttattttcttattgAGATAAAATCATACTAATCTTTGTATGATATTATGAGATCATTctgataaaataataattattattatcataattaaatttgaatttttactTGATCTTactttcaaaattttaaaaatgaaaaaaaaaaaataaaaaaaaaaaaaaaattattattaatattaatagatattctgaaaaaaaaaaaaaaaataaaaaaaaaaaaaaaaagtgaaaatccaattttttttttttttttttttttttttttcttttttttttcaaaaaaaaaaaaaaaaaactttttcatttcattgtTTTGATTCCAAACAAAcaactaattttattttaaaaaaaaaaaaaaaaaaaaaaaaaaaaaacaaatcgaaataaaaataaaaataaaaataaaataaaaattaaaattaaaattattaaaataaaatataatatataaaatgttttttcatgtaatttatcaattttattgaataaaatctttctttttttatttttatgtttttatttgtatttccttttttttttttttttattaaagataTCTTTAGAGAGATAAAGATAGAGATAGAAAGGCAGAAAATAGAGAAATAATActaacaattttttattgttattgaaataataataataataataataataataataataataataataataataataataataataataataataataataataataataataataataaatagttaACATTAGAAAAAGATTTACATATGCATCCAAAACATTGTGGaccaaatttatttacaattgcaACACAACAACTTTATAGTGAAGTAGAAGGTACATGTACAGGTAGATATGGTTTTATCATTACAATTACATCGGTTGATTTCTTATCTAAAGGAAAGGTATTAGAATCATCAGGTTATGTAGTTTTCAATGTTAAATATAAAGCAATCATTTTCAAACCGTTTAAAGGTGAGGTTTTAGATGCAATCGTTACAAAAGTAACAAATGTATGTTAGTTACAATCATCATTTACAAAAAGAATGAGTAGTGAATCTATCTctttctctctctctctctcacTCGCCCTCTTTCTTTTACAATCATATTATAATGATTGGTactaaataatatattttttatttttaaattatagcTTGGATTTTTTGCAGAAGCAGGTCCACTTTCAATTTTTGTATCAACTCAATTGATCCCATCTGATATGATATTCGATGCACAAAGTGCTGTACCATGTTTTGTTTCTGAAGATGGTTCATCAAAAATCAGtaaagatgatgaagttAGATTACAAATTAAAGGTACTCGTGTTGATGCTACCGAAATTGTATGTATTTGTGCagcatatatatatatatataaaccTTTTTctctatttaataatttattaactctttttttttttaatttatttttaaattttttttattagtttgCAATTGGTTCAATCAGAGAAGATTATTTAGGTGTCATTGGTTAAATTGGTTTTATATTTTGTGGTTAAATAGTTTTAcaggaataaaaaaaaaaaaaaaaaagaacaaaaaaaaatataaaagataaaaaaaaaaaaaaaaaaataaagaaataaagaaattaagatgtacaaaaaaaaaaaaaaacctaaacAGAATCCCatttaacaaatttttttttttaataaacaaaaaagaaatattcttttattaccatattattattattattattattattattattattattattattattattattattattattattattattattattattattatttatttatttatttatttatttatttatttaattaattgtttaattatttatttatattataatattaatatacaTTTTCAAAGGTCATTAAGATTGAATTTAGagaaaagttaaaaatcGTCAGCAGAGTcgatttcaaaatcaatatcattttctCTTAGTTCAGTGAAATCAACTCTTGAATTGAATGTACTCTTTTTAAGTTTTTgtctaaaataataatgatgatgaatggTAAAGTAGTGGTtagtaattgatttaaaaaaaaattgtaaatacaattaattaataaaaaaaaaaaaaaaaaatttacctATTAATTAAAGCTATTAATCTTAGGAATTGGAAAAAGTATCTAATAGCAGTTAAGAAAATAATGACCACACCTTCATAGTCATAATTGTCAGAGCTTGatgaatgaaaatataaaaataaaccgCATATAGAAATTACCAAAACAAAAAGATCGAATCTATTTGCCCATGTTTGAAAgtactttttcttttgtgaTATAATTTGTAATATAATTTCAACTGATAATGTAACATTAACCAAAATATCTAGTACTATAAAAATCCAATGTGATGGTACCGAtgtattcttttttattaaatttgtaattaactttttatttttaaaattgtttaaaaaaaaaaaaagttagtaggataaaaaaaaaaaaataataataataataataataataataataataataataataataataataataataataataataataataataataataataataataataatattaataataatattaataataataataaatttaaaataaattacccaaataattaaaattaaatttaataatatcataacaatatatgaataataatatttatttgaaaataaaactcTATCAGCATATGTAGAGCATTGCCTATCATGTACCatataattatcaaaatttgatTCGAAATGACTTGTAGAATGTCCATAATTAGCAGAAAGTGGTGGGAGATCCGATAAATTACCTTCACTACCCATACTATTAGTTAAtatagaattattattatttccattaatgttgccattattattattattattattattatttcctaAATTTTTATCGCTTATACTAAATgagttattaatattattattgttattattattattgtttaatttatcattcgGGTTCAAAGAATTATTGCCcccattattaatattattattattaccattattattattattattattattattcactCGTATACTATTTGGTGTATTTTGATTAccattattgatattattatttccatttatattaattaaattatttgcaTTTCCGCTATTATTTCCTATACTAGTATTACTATTTAGTGAAGTCATATTTGGTGAAAGACCACTTGGAGATAAACGATTACCACTTCTAATAATGTTTAGATTTGATTTACTACCTATTATATCACTACTATCAAGATCCTTAAAATTACTATCACTCatccaattatttaatttattataatttttttaatttttattattatttattatttttatttattactatttttattattattattattattattattattattattattattattattattattattattattattattattattattattattatttattattatttataatttacacacaaaattattaaaaataaaaataaaaaaaaaaaaaaataaaaaatattaaacacttgggtttttattttttttttttatttttttcattttttttttattttttttattttttttattatttttataaaaaaagtcTTTTCACTATTCCcaaattccatttttttttttttttttttttaacaccaaaatgaaaaataatataattttttaaaaatatattttttttttttgtttgggaataaaatttttaattaacaataaagataaatttaatttaattaataaataaaattggtttacatttttttttttattttattttattttttttttattttctttagaaataaattttttttttttttttttaaaaataataataaagataaatttaatttaattaataaataaaatctattgcttctttttttttctttttttttttttttttttttaaaattttttattttatatatttttaaaaatttaaatttagattaCTTTTGTCagatatataaattaaaataatagaattgttagatataaaaatttaaaaattcatttacaCAAAAGTGATActtttacaaaaataaaacgATTTACATAAATAGTTTTGGTAATTTACATTTTCCTTACTAATCAAAGAGTATTCATTTATTGATTACTtcacatatatatattgttGTGTCAACCAATACAATAATGTACATTCACACAATAAATACACCGCACCACTCACATCATCTCTCTCTCTCACTAAAATGacaatatcaaaattatGTTTATTACTGCAGTATAATCTGGCCATCTTAATTTTAcactttttgatttattttattcttcaACTATTTCGTtatccaaatttaattattaaaataatttattcattttaatatGACAAGATATCAAGCCTAACCcttaaaataacaatttttttttttgttttttatttattatatctttccatttaattttattatttttaaatattttaattttaatatggtaaaatttaattttcacaAACACACACCCAAATTAAACACATctaaacacacacacacacaaataACACACCAATAAAACTCTCCCCATTTTAAGAATTCAAAGGGACACCACCCACAAACACACAAACAACACATTTTTCTCACAGATATGTTGTTTTAGTTTAGGATATCTCTTTAATATTCagatatataaaattattttaatataagaGGGTaccatatatatatatatatattgctTAAATATGttgtgtttttaattttattattttaaaattttttattataccTCTTTTTATTAACCcacaaaataatataaatgtaTGTGGATTATCAGTTTTAGTTTAAAAGATTACagtgaaaattaaattccaATTCAAAtatcaaatgaaatattataattatctaTAGATATAAGCTAAAATTTTagttgtgtgtgtgtgtgagcatttgttttttttgt encodes:
- the rpb7 gene encoding DNA-directed RNA polymerase II subunit 7; this encodes MFFHLTLEKDLHMHPKHCGPNLFTIATQQLYSEVEGTCTGRYGFIITITSVDFLSKGKVLESSGYVVFNVKYKAIIFKPFKGEVLDAIVTKVTNLGFFAEAGPLSIFVSTQLIPSDMIFDAQSAVPCFVSEDGSSKISKDDEVRLQIKGTRVDATEIFAIGSIREDYLGVIG